From Gloeocapsa sp. PCC 73106, a single genomic window includes:
- a CDS encoding tetratricopeptide repeat protein — protein sequence MMDAKSWNEEGNNLCVTKSYKEAVEAYKQALCVDKNYPQAWNNLGNALGELKRYAEAYAAFDTAIALKANYHQAWYNRGLVLKEMGAYGNAIESFNQAIAISEDPLYCHQREAIWLHKKLYHV from the coding sequence ATGATGGACGCTAAATCTTGGAACGAAGAGGGTAATAACCTCTGTGTCACAAAAAGTTACAAAGAGGCTGTAGAAGCTTATAAACAAGCCCTGTGTGTTGATAAAAACTACCCCCAAGCTTGGAATAATCTGGGCAACGCCCTCGGAGAATTAAAACGCTACGCTGAAGCTTACGCCGCTTTTGATACCGCTATAGCTCTAAAAGCTAATTATCACCAAGCTTGGTACAATCGAGGCTTAGTGCTTAAGGAAATGGGCGCCTATGGCAATGCGATAGAATCATTCAATCAGGCGATCGCGATTTCTGAAGATCCCCTTTACTGTCACCAACGCGAAGCCATCTGGTTACACAAAAAACTTTATCATGTGTAA
- a CDS encoding YkvA family protein yields the protein MRAIIKLFYNWYGKNLRNSKYRWALIVGGLLYLVTPTDISPDFLPILGWLDDGVIITLLLSEFSESLLDYRNRRRQSPSLDETIVEVETV from the coding sequence ATGAGAGCGATCATCAAACTATTTTACAACTGGTACGGCAAAAATCTGCGTAACTCCAAATATCGCTGGGCTTTAATTGTTGGAGGACTACTTTATCTAGTTACTCCTACTGATATTTCTCCCGATTTTTTACCCATTTTGGGTTGGCTAGATGACGGTGTAATTATTACCTTGCTGTTGAGTGAATTTTCTGAATCTCTGCTAGATTATCGTAATCGTCGTCGTCAATCTCCAAGTTTGGATGAGACGATTGTAGAAGTAGAAACGGTTTAA
- a CDS encoding response regulator transcription factor gives MKDNLQKESKKLLLIDDDPNLILLVKDYLEFRGYNVISAENGKQALNILQQEIPDMIICDVMMPEVDGYSLVQQIRENSQTSSIPIMLLSAKGQSQDRVKGLNIGADVYMVKPFEPEELVAQVESTLKQINRLKGQVNQEGKAPPTIQIPHQVDLTPTEQRVIYLLAQGMANQEIAQSLNVSKRTIESHVSNMLNKTSLHNRTELARWAMENNLA, from the coding sequence ATGAAAGACAACCTGCAAAAAGAGTCTAAAAAACTACTATTAATCGATGATGATCCTAATTTAATCTTGTTGGTTAAAGACTATTTAGAATTTCGAGGCTATAACGTTATTAGCGCCGAAAATGGCAAACAAGCCCTGAATATTCTCCAACAAGAAATACCAGACATGATTATCTGCGACGTGATGATGCCTGAGGTGGATGGTTACAGTTTAGTCCAACAAATTAGGGAAAACAGTCAAACTAGTTCTATTCCCATTATGCTACTCTCAGCTAAGGGTCAAAGTCAAGATCGCGTTAAAGGATTAAATATCGGCGCTGATGTTTATATGGTTAAACCATTTGAACCAGAAGAATTAGTCGCCCAGGTAGAATCTACACTCAAACAGATTAACCGTCTCAAAGGACAAGTTAATCAGGAAGGAAAAGCCCCTCCCACGATTCAAATCCCCCATCAAGTAGATTTAACACCCACAGAACAAAGAGTAATTTATCTATTGGCTCAGGGTATGGCTAACCAAGAAATCGCTCAAAGCCTCAATGTAAGTAAAAGAACTATAGAAAGTCACGTATCGAATATGCTCAATAAAACTAGCTTACACAATCGCACTGAATTAGCACGCTGGGCGATGGAAAATAATCTCGCTTAG
- a CDS encoding ferredoxin has translation MNNLYPKFQESIESLSLKQIERHVFLCADQTIPKCCEPQKSLEVWTYLKNRLKELKLDQPSPERPRCVFRTKANCLRVCHSGPIMLIYPDGVWYHSVTPEVIERIIQEHLIGNRIVEDYAFVQAPLEK, from the coding sequence ATGAACAATCTATACCCTAAATTTCAAGAATCTATAGAGAGTCTCTCTCTCAAACAAATTGAGCGACACGTGTTTCTCTGTGCTGATCAAACCATCCCCAAATGCTGTGAACCACAAAAAAGCCTGGAAGTTTGGACTTATCTCAAAAATAGGCTCAAAGAGTTAAAATTAGATCAGCCTAGTCCAGAACGTCCTCGCTGCGTCTTTCGTACCAAAGCGAATTGTTTACGCGTCTGTCACTCTGGACCAATTATGTTGATTTATCCCGATGGAGTCTGGTATCATAGCGTTACTCCCGAAGTGATCGAAAGAATTATACAAGAGCATCTAATCGGTAATCGGATTGTTGAAGATTATGCTTTTGTTCAAGCCCCCTTAGAAAAATAA
- a CDS encoding class I SAM-dependent methyltransferase, translating into MLLHPEQRTKLDNTEDSLFYAFPRFVTHVDDHFITQLTDLYRARLKPDSRILDLMSSWVSHLPEEMSFSHVEGHGLNQEELAKNTRLNHYFAQNLNLNPKLPLADQDFDAVLCTVSVQYLQYPEAIFSEIYRILKPQGLVIVSFSNRMFSQKAIAAWRDGTPTSRLQLVKKYIQSVPGFSTPELIVNQSNLTNLLQLLGLGATDPFYAVIASK; encoded by the coding sequence ATGCTACTTCACCCAGAACAACGTACCAAATTAGACAACACTGAAGATTCTCTCTTTTATGCTTTTCCTCGTTTTGTCACTCATGTAGACGACCACTTTATCACCCAACTAACCGACCTGTATAGGGCTAGACTTAAACCAGATAGTCGCATTTTAGATCTCATGAGTAGCTGGGTTTCCCATCTTCCCGAGGAAATGTCCTTTAGCCACGTAGAAGGACACGGTCTCAATCAGGAAGAATTAGCGAAAAATACTCGATTAAATCATTATTTCGCACAAAATCTCAATTTAAATCCCAAACTACCCCTAGCAGATCAGGATTTTGACGCGGTTTTATGTACCGTATCGGTTCAATATCTACAGTATCCCGAAGCGATCTTTAGCGAAATTTATCGTATCTTGAAACCTCAGGGACTGGTAATTGTGAGTTTTTCTAATCGCATGTTCTCTCAAAAAGCGATCGCCGCTTGGAGAGATGGTACTCCCACCAGTAGACTACAACTAGTGAAAAAATACATTCAATCCGTTCCCGGTTTTAGCACCCCAGAATTGATAGTTAATCAGTCCAATCTGACTAATTTATTACAATTACTCGGTTTGGGCGCCACAGATCCATTTTACGCCGTAATCGCTAGTAAATGA
- a CDS encoding class I SAM-dependent methyltransferase, with protein sequence MTNQTIGLDSQLYEYLCRVSLREPEILQQLRQETATHPLVRMQIAPEQGQFMALLVQLIGAKKALEIGVFTGYSSLAVALALPSDGKLIACDVSVEYTAIARRYWQQAGVEAKIQLHLAPALETLEQLLAAGEANTFDFVFIDADKNNYISYYEKSLTLIRSGGLIAVDNVLWGGRVADEDNQDNLTVVLRQFNDYLLHDERVSLSLVPIADGLTLALKR encoded by the coding sequence ATGACTAATCAAACTATAGGATTAGATTCCCAACTTTATGAATATCTCTGTCGGGTTTCTTTACGAGAACCAGAAATTTTACAACAATTACGTCAAGAAACCGCTACTCACCCTTTAGTTAGAATGCAAATAGCCCCCGAACAAGGTCAATTTATGGCCTTACTCGTACAGTTAATAGGGGCAAAAAAAGCCCTAGAAATAGGAGTATTTACTGGTTATAGTTCTTTAGCCGTAGCTTTAGCCTTGCCCAGTGATGGTAAACTAATCGCTTGTGATGTCAGCGTCGAATACACAGCGATCGCCCGTCGTTACTGGCAACAAGCTGGAGTAGAAGCCAAAATTCAGTTACATTTAGCCCCCGCTTTAGAAACTTTAGAACAACTCCTAGCCGCAGGGGAAGCTAATACATTTGATTTCGTCTTTATTGACGCCGATAAAAATAACTATATCTCTTACTACGAAAAATCCCTAACTCTCATACGTTCCGGTGGTTTAATCGCCGTTGATAACGTACTCTGGGGTGGACGAGTTGCTGATGAAGATAACCAAGACAATCTCACTGTAGTTCTGCGCCAGTTTAATGACTATCTCCTCCACGATGAGCGAGTTAGTCTCAGTCTTGTACCCATAGCCGATGGCTTAACCCTAGCACTAAAGCGATAA
- a CDS encoding 2Fe-2S iron-sulfur cluster-binding protein, with amino-acid sequence MTVQIHFLPDDVLIEASHGEPILAVAARAGVNIPTGCLMGCCHACEVELDDGSAICACISDVPLNRTEMTINLSCDPIW; translated from the coding sequence ATGACCGTGCAAATACACTTTTTGCCTGATGACGTGCTCATTGAAGCCTCCCATGGAGAGCCAATTTTAGCCGTAGCTGCTAGAGCGGGTGTGAATATTCCTACAGGCTGTTTAATGGGCTGTTGTCACGCTTGTGAAGTAGAATTAGACGATGGTAGCGCTATCTGCGCTTGTATTAGCGATGTACCCCTAAATCGAACAGAAATGACGATCAATCTCTCCTGCGATCCAATTTGGTAA
- the cobQ gene encoding cobyric acid synthase CobQ, with protein MKAIMVVGTTSHAGKSFLTSALCRILAREGIRVTPFKGQNMALNAYVTESGGEIGHAQAVQAWAAKTQPRVEMNPILLKPQGNMTSQVIIKGQVAGITSAQNYYRQYFHRGWKAITESLAILKQNYDVIVCEGAGSPAEINLKHRDLTNMRVAKYLNAKTILIVDIDRGGAFAHVVGTLALLDPDERSLIKGIVINKFRGALSLLESGIRWLEDYTGIPVLGVIPWTERLLPPEDSLDLLERQKSCDYRDLTIKVIRLPYIANFTDFDPLAAENTVSLEYIHPDEMLGHPDAVIIPGSKTTISDLRVLEKSGMARQLQQYAAQGGTILGICGGFQMLGEKVLDLEGLEGDQTSYLGLNLLPTVTTITRNKITRQRKTISYYPEQCLPIEGYEIHQGRTELITAKFQREKFIFDDSSLGIVNEAQTIWGCYLHGLLDNSCWRRSWLNLLRSKRGLEALPNGVANYQQQREATLEAIADFVAANLDLSLVEELKTHDRANTLFA; from the coding sequence ATGAAAGCAATTATGGTAGTGGGTACAACCTCCCACGCGGGTAAATCTTTTCTGACGAGCGCTCTTTGTCGTATTCTAGCCCGAGAGGGTATTAGAGTAACGCCATTTAAAGGGCAAAATATGGCCCTCAACGCTTACGTTACCGAAAGTGGAGGAGAAATAGGACACGCTCAAGCCGTACAAGCGTGGGCCGCTAAAACTCAACCCAGAGTAGAGATGAACCCCATCTTACTTAAACCTCAGGGAAACATGACCTCTCAAGTGATTATCAAAGGACAAGTAGCGGGAATAACGAGCGCCCAAAATTATTACCGTCAATATTTTCACCGAGGCTGGAAAGCGATTACCGAATCTCTGGCAATCTTAAAACAAAACTACGACGTCATCGTCTGCGAAGGCGCAGGAAGTCCAGCAGAAATTAATCTGAAGCATAGAGACTTGACCAATATGCGCGTGGCTAAATATCTCAACGCTAAGACAATCTTAATAGTAGATATCGATAGAGGTGGTGCGTTTGCTCACGTGGTAGGTACCCTCGCTCTTTTAGATCCCGATGAGCGATCGCTGATCAAAGGCATAGTAATTAATAAATTTCGTGGTGCTCTATCTCTACTCGAATCAGGGATCAGATGGCTCGAAGATTATACCGGAATTCCCGTACTCGGAGTAATACCCTGGACAGAAAGACTCTTACCCCCAGAAGACTCCCTAGACTTGTTAGAAAGACAGAAATCTTGTGATTATCGTGACCTGACCATTAAGGTAATTCGTTTGCCGTACATAGCTAATTTTACCGACTTTGATCCACTTGCCGCCGAAAATACCGTATCCTTAGAATACATTCATCCTGATGAAATGTTGGGTCATCCTGACGCGGTGATTATTCCTGGATCTAAAACGACCATCTCAGACTTAAGAGTTTTAGAAAAAAGTGGCATGGCGAGACAATTACAGCAATATGCCGCCCAAGGAGGTACAATTCTCGGTATTTGCGGCGGTTTTCAAATGTTGGGAGAAAAAGTCCTAGATTTAGAAGGTTTAGAAGGAGATCAAACATCTTACCTAGGCTTAAATCTTTTACCCACCGTCACTACTATTACCCGTAATAAAATTACCCGTCAAAGAAAAACCATCTCTTATTATCCTGAACAATGCTTACCCATCGAAGGGTATGAAATTCACCAAGGTAGAACAGAATTAATTACAGCCAAATTCCAGAGAGAAAAGTTTATTTTTGACGACAGCAGTTTAGGAATAGTTAACGAAGCACAAACAATCTGGGGTTGCTATCTCCACGGCTTACTAGATAATAGCTGTTGGCGACGCTCCTGGCTAAATCTATTACGCAGCAAACGTGGCTTAGAAGCTTTACCCAATGGTGTAGCAAACTATCAGCAACAGAGAGAAGCAACCTTAGAAGCGATCGCCGACTTCGTTGCTGCTAATCTAGACTTATCCCTAGTCGAAGAACTCAAAACTCATGACCGTGCAAATACACTTTTTGCCTGA
- a CDS encoding Npun_F0494 family protein yields MPHQSREKEQTISSYSIKTRKRATLAVICSPFKLNLFVTMAKISLPLPQIAGSQSVEKGYTYKPNPEPKVEQELMWLIKVGILRREVDGQGITDSFRLTPLGRQVIAQWGVNSELPRATWKDHLVNLYSRLLNFSLY; encoded by the coding sequence ATGCCGCATCAGTCTAGAGAAAAAGAACAAACAATTAGTAGTTATTCAATTAAAACCAGAAAAAGAGCGACGCTCGCTGTGATTTGTTCGCCATTTAAGCTGAATTTGTTCGTAACTATGGCAAAAATCAGCTTACCTCTGCCGCAAATAGCCGGAAGTCAAAGCGTAGAAAAAGGCTATACCTACAAACCAAACCCTGAACCAAAAGTAGAACAAGAACTAATGTGGTTAATCAAAGTAGGAATCCTACGTCGAGAGGTAGATGGTCAGGGGATTACCGATAGTTTTCGTCTGACACCCCTGGGCCGCCAAGTCATCGCTCAATGGGGAGTAAACTCAGAACTTCCCCGAGCCACTTGGAAAGATCACCTAGTCAATCTCTATTCCCGTTTGTTAAACTTCTCCCTTTATTAA
- a CDS encoding metallothionein, translating into MTTTINQMKCACSPCLCIVNLSDAIAKDGKYYCSEACAQGHLDGAGCSHKGCDCNSN; encoded by the coding sequence ATGACTACCACTATCAATCAAATGAAATGCGCTTGCTCTCCCTGTCTGTGTATCGTTAATCTAAGCGACGCGATCGCCAAAGATGGGAAATATTACTGCTCTGAAGCTTGTGCGCAGGGCCATCTCGACGGTGCTGGATGTTCTCACAAGGGTTGCGATTGCAACTCAAATTGA
- a CDS encoding glycosyltransferase translates to MAKIGVICPPLWGHLNPMLSLAKELQRRSHEVILYQIPELETKILDKGFTFFPIGQAEYSGSFLPEFVQQLGRLQGMEIIRYWYTQQEQMTRVVFRDLPTLIANNPVDLLLVDQVEPAGRAIAEYLNLPFITICNALALNREASIPPVFTPWSYQETLIGQLRNQIAYYFGDSLVSSYKKLLLNYRAQWGLPKLSNQEILFANSPVAQLSQQSEAFDFPRKNLPPWFHYCGPFRDQNQSNVSFPYECLTGQPLIYASLGTLQNTKFNIFACIASACQDLDVQLVISHGGGLSDEQVTQLPGTPLVVSYAPQLELLKHAHLTITHGGLNTVLDALTWGVPLVALPLGFEQSTIAARIKWTKTGEVIAGKQLNSTNLKIAIEKVLNLGIYRENALKMKQIISQKPGVVTAAEAIEGVLDQVRVNTYT, encoded by the coding sequence ATGGCAAAAATTGGTGTTATCTGTCCTCCTCTTTGGGGTCATCTCAATCCCATGTTATCTCTCGCTAAAGAGCTTCAGAGACGTTCTCATGAAGTCATCCTCTATCAAATTCCTGAATTAGAAACAAAAATTCTAGACAAGGGTTTTACTTTTTTTCCCATTGGTCAAGCAGAGTATTCTGGGAGTTTTTTACCTGAATTTGTCCAGCAATTAGGTCGTCTCCAGGGTATGGAAATTATTCGTTACTGGTACACTCAGCAAGAACAAATGACTAGAGTGGTGTTTCGAGATCTTCCCACTTTGATCGCTAATAATCCCGTAGATTTACTCTTGGTTGATCAAGTTGAACCCGCAGGTAGGGCGATCGCTGAATACCTCAATCTGCCTTTTATTACAATTTGTAACGCTCTGGCCTTGAATCGAGAAGCCTCCATTCCCCCCGTTTTTACCCCTTGGAGTTATCAAGAGACACTCATAGGACAATTACGCAACCAAATCGCTTATTATTTCGGCGATTCCCTGGTGAGTTCCTATAAAAAATTGCTCCTGAATTATCGCGCTCAATGGGGTTTACCAAAATTATCTAACCAGGAGATACTGTTTGCCAATTCTCCTGTTGCTCAACTGAGTCAGCAATCAGAAGCTTTTGATTTTCCCAGAAAGAACTTACCACCATGGTTTCATTATTGTGGACCTTTTCGGGACCAAAATCAGAGTAACGTCTCTTTTCCCTATGAATGTTTAACAGGACAGCCTTTAATTTATGCTTCTCTAGGAACGTTACAAAATACCAAATTTAACATCTTTGCTTGTATCGCCAGTGCTTGTCAAGATCTTGACGTCCAATTAGTAATTTCTCATGGAGGAGGACTAAGCGATGAGCAAGTTACTCAATTACCTGGTACACCTCTAGTGGTTTCTTATGCTCCTCAATTAGAGCTTTTAAAACACGCTCATCTTACTATCACCCATGGAGGGTTAAATACGGTTTTGGATGCTTTAACCTGGGGTGTACCTTTAGTAGCTCTACCCCTTGGTTTTGAGCAATCGACTATTGCAGCAAGAATTAAATGGACAAAAACCGGCGAAGTAATAGCGGGTAAGCAACTTAATAGTACTAACTTAAAAATAGCAATTGAAAAGGTTCTCAATCTTGGTATTTATCGAGAAAATGCACTGAAAATGAAACAAATCATCTCCCAAAAACCAGGAGTAGTCACCGCAGCAGAGGCGATCGAAGGGGTTTTAGATCAAGTCCGGGTAAATACTTATACATAA
- the psbM gene encoding photosystem II reaction center protein PsbM — protein sequence MQVNDLGFVATILFVLVPTVFLLILFIQTDSGQRER from the coding sequence ATGCAAGTTAATGATCTCGGCTTTGTGGCTACAATCCTCTTTGTACTGGTTCCTACCGTTTTCCTACTAATTCTGTTCATTCAGACAGATTCAGGGCAAAGAGAAAGATAA
- a CDS encoding phosphoglycerate dehydrogenase-like oxidoreductase: protein MKKILITHPIHPETVAELELPSQETYLYAPAIGANQIPDEANDPTLEQLCELLQDFQPDVLIVGSNAVPKKAITTWRQSVDNSQPLLIIRRGVDTRAIDVKTAQEYQISVTNLPGINSPYVAQHMLRYLQLQNAKPQSKIAIIGTGNIGKNIAISAIASNLDVHLLSPSLQDQHKRYSTLNARGINPHQVNCAQSITEVMLGATYVAIAIPWLNQQGIPNANIINLEHINHLSTNARIASASVPGIFSPQALNLLERLMAQQQIYLRIDTAKRRAIEATANYPHLDIAHNQAFAAPECQRALDQAMLAKARSFIFD from the coding sequence ATGAAGAAAATTTTAATCACCCATCCAATTCACCCAGAAACCGTCGCTGAATTAGAATTACCCAGTCAGGAAACTTATTTATACGCTCCCGCGATTGGGGCAAATCAAATTCCTGATGAAGCCAATGACCCGACTCTAGAGCAATTATGTGAGCTTTTGCAAGATTTTCAACCAGATGTTTTAATCGTTGGTAGTAACGCGGTACCCAAAAAGGCTATCACAACTTGGCGTCAGTCTGTAGATAATTCTCAACCCCTACTAATTATCAGAAGAGGGGTAGATACTAGAGCTATAGACGTCAAAACCGCCCAAGAATATCAAATATCCGTCACTAATCTTCCCGGGATTAATTCTCCCTACGTAGCTCAACATATGCTTAGATATCTGCAGCTACAAAACGCTAAACCTCAGAGTAAAATTGCTATTATCGGTACGGGGAATATTGGCAAAAATATCGCAATATCAGCGATCGCATCTAATCTCGACGTCCATTTACTCAGCCCATCTTTACAAGATCAGCACAAGCGCTATAGCACCTTAAACGCTAGAGGGATTAACCCTCATCAAGTTAACTGCGCTCAATCTATCACCGAAGTGATGCTAGGTGCAACTTATGTAGCGATCGCAATACCCTGGTTGAATCAGCAAGGTATCCCCAACGCGAACATTATTAATTTAGAACATATTAATCATCTCAGTACTAATGCTAGAATTGCCTCAGCTTCGGTACCTGGCATTTTTTCCCCTCAAGCTTTAAATCTGTTGGAGCGATTGATGGCGCAACAACAAATCTACCTGCGAATCGACACTGCTAAACGTCGCGCTATCGAAGCCACAGCTAACTACCCCCATCTAGATATCGCCCATAATCAAGCTTTTGCTGCACCCGAGTGTCAACGAGCTTTGGATCAAGCTATGTTAGCTAAGGCTAGATCTTTTATCTTTGATTGA
- the recJ gene encoding single-stranded-DNA-specific exonuclease RecJ produces MSNSLPLARWRLANPVTAQVTLLSQSLGISPLLARVVLNRGVKTLSEAEFYLQPQSHSLPSPLVEFSDLDKSVGLLTDAIAQKQKIAICGDYDADGMTSTALLLRALRYLGADVDYAIPSRMTDGYGINLRIVEEFASEGVGLILTVDNGITAHEPVKRAKELGITVIITDHHDLPPTLPVADAILNPKLISTLSPYYGLAGVGVAYILAMTTAARFQVDPKLQPELLALYTLGTIADLAPLIGVNRGWLQQGLRLLPQSTITGIQALMQVAGISDAQKQLHPEDIGFKLGPRINAIGRLGDPQIVINLLTTTDDGLALELAMRCEQTNQRRQQMCQEIETEAIALIESQPIPWRDDRVLVIVAPDWHHGVIGIVASRLVERYGVPVFIGTYEEHNPALIRGSARSIEEFNVFEALEFAQDCLIKYGGHKAAGGFGLKSENLPAFKSKLRSFAHKLLEPQHLKPLVKIDGEANFNQLNFNLYQEIDRLHPWGIGNDIPVFWTPCVRVLEQQIIGGKHLKLTLAQKEQTIKAIAWRWAEYFPLPPYLDIAYKLRENDWQGNITIELELVSVRLPQQATKKAQFKYGDRSYWCSFWQEFNEIRIKNTTTGKILVVNPGETHAILGTSRQNAIGVDVTQSPYAQVIALAKQVLFDKE; encoded by the coding sequence ATGAGTAATTCCCTACCTTTAGCGCGCTGGCGTTTGGCTAATCCGGTGACAGCACAAGTAACTCTGTTGAGTCAGTCTCTGGGTATATCCCCTCTACTCGCTCGAGTCGTGCTCAATCGGGGGGTGAAAACGCTCTCTGAAGCTGAGTTTTATCTGCAACCCCAATCTCATTCTTTACCCTCACCTTTGGTAGAATTCTCCGATTTAGACAAAAGCGTTGGTTTACTCACAGATGCGATCGCACAAAAACAAAAAATAGCGATCTGCGGTGACTACGACGCGGATGGAATGACGAGCACCGCTTTATTATTACGCGCTTTGAGATATCTCGGGGCTGATGTTGACTACGCTATCCCCAGTCGCATGACGGATGGTTATGGTATTAATCTGCGCATCGTGGAGGAATTCGCCTCTGAGGGAGTGGGTTTAATCTTGACGGTGGATAATGGGATAACGGCTCATGAACCAGTCAAAAGAGCTAAAGAATTAGGAATCACCGTAATTATCACCGATCACCACGACTTACCCCCAACTCTCCCAGTAGCTGACGCTATTCTCAATCCTAAGTTAATTTCTACTCTTTCTCCCTATTACGGTTTAGCGGGGGTGGGTGTGGCTTATATCCTAGCTATGACTACCGCGGCTCGTTTTCAGGTTGATCCAAAGTTACAACCAGAACTATTGGCTCTCTATACTCTAGGGACAATCGCCGATTTGGCTCCTTTAATTGGCGTAAATCGTGGCTGGCTACAACAGGGCTTACGTTTACTTCCCCAATCTACTATTACAGGAATTCAAGCTCTGATGCAAGTAGCGGGAATTAGTGACGCACAGAAACAACTCCATCCGGAGGATATTGGCTTTAAATTGGGACCGAGAATTAACGCGATTGGACGTTTAGGTGATCCTCAAATCGTGATCAATCTCCTTACTACCACTGACGATGGGTTAGCTTTGGAATTGGCGATGCGCTGCGAGCAAACTAATCAGCGACGTCAACAAATGTGTCAGGAGATAGAAACCGAAGCGATCGCTCTGATTGAATCTCAACCAATCCCTTGGCGAGATGATCGGGTCTTAGTGATAGTAGCACCAGATTGGCATCATGGGGTGATTGGGATTGTGGCTTCTCGTTTGGTGGAGCGTTATGGTGTACCTGTATTTATCGGTACCTACGAGGAACATAACCCCGCTCTAATTCGTGGCTCCGCTCGCTCTATCGAAGAGTTTAACGTGTTTGAAGCTCTAGAATTCGCTCAAGATTGTTTAATTAAATATGGTGGTCATAAAGCTGCAGGAGGTTTTGGGCTAAAAAGCGAAAATTTACCGGCTTTTAAGTCCAAACTGCGCTCATTTGCCCATAAATTACTCGAACCCCAACATCTCAAACCCCTAGTCAAAATCGACGGGGAAGCTAATTTTAATCAACTCAATTTTAACCTCTATCAAGAGATAGATCGTTTGCATCCCTGGGGAATTGGTAATGATATTCCTGTCTTCTGGACGCCATGTGTACGGGTTTTAGAACAGCAAATTATTGGAGGTAAACATCTTAAGCTAACTTTAGCTCAAAAAGAACAGACTATCAAGGCGATCGCCTGGCGCTGGGCTGAGTATTTTCCTTTACCTCCTTATCTGGATATCGCCTATAAACTTAGAGAAAATGATTGGCAGGGAAATATTACCATTGAACTAGAGTTAGTCAGCGTTCGTTTACCTCAACAAGCAACCAAAAAAGCTCAATTTAAATACGGCGATCGCTCCTACTGGTGTAGTTTCTGGCAAGAGTTTAACGAAATCAGAATTAAAAATACCACCACGGGTAAAATTTTAGTCGTTAATCCAGGAGAAACTCACGCTATCCTAGGTACTTCCAGACAAAATGCTATCGGAGTCGATGTAACTCAGTCTCCCTACGCTCAAGTAATCGCTTTAGCTAAGCAAGTTTTATTCGATAAAGAATGA